The following are encoded in a window of Eleutherodactylus coqui strain aEleCoq1 chromosome 12, aEleCoq1.hap1, whole genome shotgun sequence genomic DNA:
- the TBRG4 gene encoding FAST kinase domain-containing protein 4 — protein sequence MAARLVQRFSRLLAASPSSVVPSCSIPSECIRACHPIHATLARALPLHTSALCRYTDSLPARKQQENPEVNKDFVAIILSTTDLEELLKMSAECNRDGNKAAAIINQIAKVMGTSNPQVLMDRRFRELLSLVDKRIRTIWNTRLISVLRALYTLQVDEKDHFLQSVETEVHWRLRKIGVELLERLARFIVPYNKTEYQKMLVSDLAKIVELRWTEVQDKTTLLSVISNLGPISKTLLPRMEDKVLEFAQFFTPEESRTLIMALAAQNYRSLSILRALSFHLVQKTGKLAPSVIVDLAYAYAKLNFSPHEVLQKLVSDLLPKVPELYSKEMTGIIRSFASLRFCNFQFCEAIAQACLEHSRSLTPTQLTSIILSFAYLDFLPSQQEQFFTIVVQHLSTEMDSLSATTLVDLVWSLCVLRLVTPAFLQKALDPKVYNQLIRDTSYKSANYRLKLLHLNTTAQLECPEYRGPFLPPSLVRTEIPLNEGNRLSVLQTDLRKVLQDIFPDKGTCLFNVKTVYGHDIDAEFVLDSENNPLALTNFEDPRVPCIKGTNVLPEGARRFAVRSWEFSNFCLRSKNLTGWSALCRRHLRAAGYLVVEVPFYEWQDLKSEWQKSAFLKDQIKKVVAEQMSL from the exons ATGGCAGCGCGTTTGGTACAGCGGTTTTCCCGTCTGTTGGCAGCATCGCCCTCTTCTGTGGTCCCGTCTTGCTCCATCCCATCAGAATGTATCAGAGCCTGCCACCCCATCCATGCCACGCTGGCCCGGGCATTGCCCCTCCATACCTCTGCCCTCTGCAGATACACGGACAGTCTCCCGGCACGGAAGCAGCAGGAGAACCCCGAGGTCAATAAGGATTTTGTAGCCATAATATTATCTACGACCGATCTAGAGGAACTACTAAAGATGTCGGCTGAGTGCAACAGGGATGGGAACAAGGCGGCGGCCATCATTAACCAGATCGCAAAAGTGATGGGGACAAGTAACCCACAAGTGCTGATGGACCGGAGGTTCAGGGAGCTCCTGAGTCTGGTGGACAAACGG ATCAGGACGATATGGAACACGAGGCTCATCAGCGTGCTCAGGGCTCTCTACACGCTCCAGGTAGACGAGAAGGACCATTTCCTGCAATCTGTCGAAACGGAAGTGCATTGGCGCCTGAGAAAGATCGGCGTGGAGTTACTGGAGCGACTGGCGCGGTTTATTGTTCCATACAACAAGACGGAGTACCAGAAAATGCTGGTTTCTGATCTGGCCAAGATTGTGGAGTTGAGGTGGACGGAAGTGCAGGACAAGACGACTTTGCTGAGTGTAATATCCAACCTTGGCCCCATATCCAAGACGCTGCTGCCAAGAATGGAAGATAAG GTGCTTGAATTTGCTCAGTTCTTCACCCCCGAAGAGTCTCGTACTCTCATCATGGCTCTGGCAGCCCAAAATTACCGTTCTCTGTCAATACTCAGGGCGCTGTCCTTCCACCTGGTACAGAAGACTGGAAAACTGGCCCCGTCTGTCATTGTAGATTTGGCGTATGCTTACG CGAAGCTGAACTTCAGCCCACATGAGGTCCTACAGAAGTTGGTGTCCGACCTCCTGCCCAAAGTCCCAGAGTTGTACAGCAAGGAGATGACTGGCATCATCCGTTCCTTCGCCAGTCTCAGATTCTGCAATTTCCAGTTCTGCGAGGCCATCGCACAG GCCTGTCTAGAGCACAGCCGCTCGCTGACTCCCACCCAGCTCACCAGCATCATCCTGTCTTTCGCATACCTGGACTTTTTGCCAAGCCAGCAGGAACAATTCTTCACCATA GTGGTGCAGCACCTGAGTACGGAGATGGATTCGCTGAGCGCCACTACGCTGGTGGACTTGGTGTGGTCGTTGTGTGTCCTGCGGCTTGTGACCCCGGCGTTTCTTCAGAAGGCACTGGATCCGAAGGTCTACAACCAGTTGATAC GTGACACTTCCTACAAATCTGCTAACTACAGGCTGAAATTATTGCATCTAAACACCACAGCGCAGCTGGAGTGTCCGGAGTATCGAGGTCCGTTCCTTCCCCCCAGCCTGGTCAGGACTGAAATTCCACTAAATGAAGGCAACAGACTATCCGTCCTGCAGACTGACTTAAGGAAAGTGCTGCAGGACATCTTTCCTGACAAAGGGACGTGCCTATTCAATGTTAAGACTGTGTATGGCCATGACATAG ATGCCGAATTTGTTTTAGACTCTGAAAATAATCCTTTAGCTTTAACTAATTTTGAGGACCCTCGTGTTCCGTGCATAAAGGGGACAAACGTCTTACCGGAGGGAGCAAGAAG GTTCGCTGTGAGGAGCTGGGAATTCTCCAACTTCTGTTTACGGTCTAAGAACTTGACGGGCTGGTCTGCACTGTGTCGTAGACACCTGCGAGCTGCTGGCTACTTGGTGGTGGAG GTGCCTTTTTATGAGTGGCAAGACCTGAAGTCTGAGTGGCAGAAGTCGGCATTCCTGAAGGACCAGATTAAGAAAGTGGTGGCTGAACAGATGTCGCTCTGA